The Flavobacterium piscisymbiosum genome includes a region encoding these proteins:
- the nagB gene encoding glucosamine-6-phosphate deaminase has product MLKSKTDKATGFEKRFENINTIVFENSGEASKAVAQEIAALIQSRQKESKPCILGLATGSSPKGLYAELVRLHKEEGLSFKNVISFNLDEYYPMEPNSINSYVRFMKELLFDHVDILPENSHVPDGLLTKEQIADYCHEYEAKIEALGGIDLQILGIGGNGHIGFNESGSLQNSKTRLVALDHITRVAASKDFFGLSNTPRTAITLGVKKIMEAKRVILLAWGEGKANVVKRSVEDEVTNRVPASFLQEHNNAVFILDKEASSKLTRINKPWLVEKVEWTDKLTRKAVLGLALQLKKPILMLTDADYIEHGMSDLLADSGPAYDINIKIFNKLQNTITGWPGGKPNADDSNRPERAEPAKKRVLIFSPHPDDDIISMGGTFMRLQDQGHEVHVAYQTSGNIAVADDEALRFARFVIDYNEKFGIKSPEADDIYKKAQTFLENKKNSEIDIPEVRYIKGLIRKGEARATSHFVGLSDDQIHFMELPFYETGTIEKKPIGQEDIQLTMDLIEKIKPHQIYAAGDLADPHGTHKVCLDAIFEAVKALKPKSFMDDCWLWLYRGAWQEWGIDEVEMAVPMSPDQVLAKRHGIFKHQSQKDGVVFQGTDAREFWQRAEDRNAETAALYQELGLATYAAMEAFVRWHY; this is encoded by the coding sequence ATGTTAAAAAGTAAAACAGACAAAGCGACAGGATTCGAGAAACGATTTGAAAACATCAATACAATTGTTTTCGAAAATTCTGGTGAAGCATCAAAAGCAGTAGCGCAGGAAATTGCAGCTTTAATTCAATCCAGGCAAAAAGAAAGTAAGCCTTGCATTTTAGGACTTGCAACAGGATCTTCTCCAAAAGGATTGTACGCTGAATTGGTTCGCTTGCATAAAGAGGAAGGTTTGAGTTTTAAAAACGTAATCAGTTTTAATTTGGATGAATATTATCCAATGGAACCAAACTCCATCAATAGTTATGTTCGTTTTATGAAAGAATTACTGTTTGATCACGTTGACATTTTACCTGAAAACTCTCATGTTCCAGACGGACTTTTAACAAAAGAACAAATCGCAGATTATTGCCACGAATACGAAGCTAAAATTGAAGCTCTTGGCGGAATTGATCTTCAGATTCTGGGAATTGGTGGTAACGGACATATAGGTTTTAATGAATCAGGTTCACTACAAAACTCTAAAACCCGTTTGGTCGCTTTAGATCATATTACAAGAGTTGCTGCAAGTAAAGATTTCTTTGGTTTGAGTAATACGCCAAGAACTGCTATCACGCTTGGAGTTAAAAAAATCATGGAAGCGAAAAGAGTCATCTTATTGGCTTGGGGAGAAGGAAAAGCAAATGTGGTAAAAAGATCTGTAGAGGATGAAGTTACGAATAGAGTACCGGCTTCATTTTTGCAGGAGCACAACAATGCCGTTTTTATTTTAGATAAAGAAGCTTCTTCAAAACTTACGAGAATTAACAAACCTTGGCTGGTAGAAAAAGTAGAATGGACAGATAAACTGACTCGTAAAGCAGTTTTAGGATTGGCACTTCAGCTTAAGAAACCAATTTTAATGCTGACAGATGCTGATTATATCGAACACGGAATGAGCGATTTATTAGCTGATTCTGGTCCTGCATACGACATCAACATTAAGATTTTTAATAAATTACAAAATACAATTACAGGCTGGCCAGGTGGAAAACCAAATGCAGACGATTCTAACCGTCCTGAAAGAGCAGAACCGGCCAAAAAACGTGTATTGATTTTTAGTCCGCATCCTGATGATGATATTATTAGTATGGGGGGAACTTTTATGCGTTTGCAAGATCAGGGACATGAAGTGCACGTTGCGTATCAAACTTCGGGAAATATCGCTGTAGCGGATGATGAAGCGTTGCGTTTTGCAAGATTCGTAATTGATTACAATGAAAAATTCGGAATCAAAAGTCCTGAAGCAGATGATATTTACAAAAAAGCCCAAACTTTCCTTGAGAATAAAAAGAACAGTGAAATAGATATTCCCGAAGTTCGTTACATCAAAGGATTAATTAGAAAAGGCGAGGCGAGAGCAACAAGTCATTTTGTTGGTTTAAGTGATGATCAGATTCATTTTATGGAATTGCCTTTCTACGAAACCGGAACAATCGAGAAAAAACCAATCGGACAAGAAGATATTCAGTTGACGATGGATTTAATCGAAAAAATTAAGCCACATCAAATATATGCTGCAGGAGATTTAGCAGATCCGCATGGAACGCACAAAGTATGTCTGGATGCTATTTTTGAAGCTGTAAAAGCACTTAAACCAAAATCATTTATGGATGATTGCTGGTTATGGTTATACCGTGGAGCTTGGCAGGAATGGGGAATTGACGAAGTCGAAATGGCTGTACCAATGAGCCCGGATCAGGTTTTGGCAAAACGTCACGGAATCTTCAAACACCAATCGCAAAAAGACGGTGTTGTTTTTCAGGGAACTGATGCCCGTGAATTCTGGCAAAGAGCCGAAGACAGAAATGCCGAAACTGCTGCTTTGTACCAGGAATTAGGTTTGGCAACGTACGCAGCGATGGAAGCTTTCGTGAGATGGCACTATTAA
- a CDS encoding DUF3820 family protein, protein MEPDKKLLIKLAHTKMPFGKYEGRFLIDLPEYYVVWYHNKGFPNGELGQQLALVYELKLNGLEELIRNIKKQYPKPLK, encoded by the coding sequence ATGGAACCAGACAAAAAACTTCTCATAAAATTAGCCCATACCAAAATGCCTTTCGGGAAATACGAAGGACGATTTTTAATCGATTTACCGGAGTATTATGTCGTTTGGTATCATAATAAAGGATTTCCTAATGGTGAGTTGGGGCAGCAACTGGCACTTGTCTACGAATTAAAATTGAATGGTCTGGAGGAGTTGATTAGAAACATTAAAAAGCAGTATCCTAAGCCTTTAAAATAA
- a CDS encoding sugar phosphate nucleotidyltransferase: MHNNLVILAGGASSRMKKEAVLDNLSAEEIAQANERSKGLIGVGASGRPLLDYLLLNAKKAGYKNIYIIIGEQGELFKEFYGSQNLNNDFHGLNISFAVQYIPEGRVKPFGTADALFQAVEQFPELTSQQYSVCNSDNLYSAKALLALRETTSPNAFIAYDRDALEFPSERISRFAIAKLDHNNQLLDILEKPSADVLADYKDVEGKIRVSMNAFKFNGSTLYTHLKNCPVHPERDEKELPTVLLNSVKEHPNTTLGIPFSEHVPDLTAKEDIADVKAYLKQYYPVLDWQA, from the coding sequence ATGCACAACAATTTAGTTATTCTGGCAGGTGGAGCATCATCCCGAATGAAAAAAGAAGCCGTTCTTGATAATTTATCAGCAGAAGAAATCGCTCAGGCAAACGAAAGAAGTAAAGGTTTAATTGGTGTTGGCGCAAGCGGAAGGCCTTTATTAGATTATCTTTTATTGAATGCCAAAAAAGCAGGATATAAAAACATCTATATTATTATAGGAGAACAAGGCGAGTTGTTTAAGGAATTTTACGGAAGTCAAAATCTTAATAATGATTTTCACGGACTCAACATTTCCTTTGCCGTACAATATATTCCCGAAGGAAGAGTAAAACCCTTTGGCACAGCCGATGCTTTGTTTCAGGCTGTAGAACAATTTCCGGAATTAACCTCGCAGCAATATTCTGTTTGTAACAGTGACAATTTATATTCGGCGAAAGCCTTATTAGCACTTAGAGAAACAACTAGTCCTAATGCTTTTATCGCTTACGATCGTGATGCATTAGAGTTTCCGTCTGAAAGGATTTCGCGTTTCGCTATTGCAAAATTAGATCATAACAATCAATTATTAGACATTCTCGAAAAACCTTCTGCCGATGTTTTAGCAGATTACAAAGATGTCGAAGGAAAAATAAGAGTGAGTATGAATGCTTTTAAATTCAACGGAAGTACATTATATACCCATCTTAAAAATTGTCCCGTTCATCCGGAAAGAGACGAAAAAGAATTACCAACCGTACTTTTAAATTCAGTAAAAGAACATCCAAATACCACTTTGGGAATTCCGTTTTCAGAGCACGTTCCGGATTTAACGGCCAAAGAAGATATTGCCGATGTCAAAGCATATTTAAAACAATATTATCCTGTTTTAGACTGGCAAGCCTAG
- a CDS encoding sugar MFS transporter, which produces MSNIESVLQIEKRSTIIPMIILTALFFILGFVTWLNGPLIPFFQLACELTSSQAYFVTFAFYIAYFVMAIPSSWVIEKVGYKNGISLGLLIIAAGAFMFYPAAESRTFVLFLIALFVMGTGLAILQTASNPYVVVIGPRESAAARISVLGIANKMAGFVAPLILTALVLSNMQEFTADKIALLDSVSKSNALNSLALQLQRPYLYMGLIIMVLALLVKLSPLPEIDLDEEGNVTHLSIFKQMRNAFKRPQLVLGVITLMLYLSAEVLAGDSIGGFGKELGVYGTEGNFYLKLTSFTMSAMVVGYILGITLIPKYLSQVTALKASGVLGVILVLAIVFISPKIMFQLPGIPNLPVVILLVALLGLANALCWPAIWPMALEDLGGYTKIGSAILIMGIIGGAIFPLLYGLITENINASNIANGTVEISKSGNQIAYLMLLPSYLMILFYAIKGHKYRSWKM; this is translated from the coding sequence ATGTCAAACATTGAAAGTGTATTACAAATAGAAAAAAGGAGTACCATTATTCCGATGATCATTTTAACCGCTTTATTTTTTATTCTAGGTTTTGTTACCTGGCTCAACGGTCCTTTAATTCCATTTTTTCAATTGGCTTGTGAGTTAACCTCTTCTCAGGCTTATTTTGTAACTTTTGCTTTTTACATCGCTTATTTTGTAATGGCAATTCCGTCATCATGGGTAATCGAAAAAGTAGGGTATAAAAATGGTATTTCGTTAGGATTATTGATCATTGCTGCGGGCGCATTTATGTTTTATCCCGCTGCCGAAAGCCGAACTTTTGTATTGTTTTTAATTGCATTATTTGTAATGGGAACCGGTTTGGCCATTTTGCAGACAGCATCAAATCCATATGTGGTCGTTATTGGTCCACGAGAAAGTGCTGCGGCGAGAATTAGTGTTTTGGGAATTGCAAATAAAATGGCAGGATTCGTAGCTCCGCTGATATTAACAGCTTTGGTTTTGTCTAATATGCAGGAGTTTACGGCAGATAAAATAGCATTGCTGGATTCGGTTTCAAAATCAAACGCATTAAATTCTCTTGCATTGCAATTGCAAAGACCTTACCTTTATATGGGATTAATTATAATGGTTTTGGCGCTTTTAGTGAAGTTATCGCCACTTCCTGAAATTGATTTGGATGAAGAAGGAAATGTAACCCATTTGAGTATTTTTAAACAAATGAGAAATGCGTTCAAACGCCCTCAATTGGTTTTAGGAGTAATCACGTTAATGCTCTATTTGTCTGCCGAAGTTTTAGCGGGAGATTCTATTGGAGGTTTCGGAAAAGAATTAGGAGTTTACGGAACAGAAGGAAATTTTTATTTAAAATTGACTTCTTTCACAATGTCGGCAATGGTTGTGGGGTATATTTTAGGAATCACATTAATACCTAAATATCTTTCGCAAGTTACGGCGCTAAAGGCATCAGGAGTTTTAGGCGTAATTTTAGTTTTGGCAATTGTTTTTATTTCGCCAAAAATAATGTTTCAGTTACCCGGGATTCCAAATTTACCGGTCGTGATACTTTTAGTAGCATTACTGGGCCTGGCAAATGCGTTGTGCTGGCCTGCAATCTGGCCAATGGCGCTGGAAGATTTAGGAGGCTATACTAAAATTGGAAGTGCAATTTTGATCATGGGTATTATAGGAGGAGCCATTTTTCCTTTGTTATACGGATTGATCACAGAAAATATAAACGCATCAAATATTGCAAACGGAACCGTTGAAATTTCGAAAAGCGGAAATCAGATTGCCTATTTAATGTTGTTGCCATCTTATTTAATGATTCTTTTTTACGCTATAAAAGGACATAAATATCGAAGTTGGAAAATGTAA
- a CDS encoding LacI family DNA-binding transcriptional regulator: MDKKYTIKDIAKMAGVSKGTVDRVLHNRGKVSPTALDKINEVLNVINYEPNLIARNLKNTKVYRICVLLPDPEIDPYWLPCVNGIQEAKTEFKAYGVIIETHYFNPESKKSFLNAHETILKQSPDAVLIAPLFHKETLEIVKQYDELEIIVNTFNNQIESESIKSFVGQDLHKSGRVAASLMNLILTEGQIAIVHIDESVKNAVHMQEKEKGFRNYFDEKKIADFSLTTLKLKHPNVESKFSAFLEENPNLKGIFITTSKAYQIASILAPLKNKKIAIIGYDLVEKNVNFLNQGLVHFLIHQNQKRQAYLGVSTLVEHFLFRKDIPETILLPIDIINVENASFYVL; this comes from the coding sequence ATGGATAAAAAGTACACTATTAAGGATATAGCAAAAATGGCCGGAGTTTCTAAAGGAACTGTAGATCGTGTTTTGCATAACAGAGGAAAAGTTTCTCCAACGGCGCTGGATAAAATTAATGAAGTCTTGAACGTCATTAATTATGAGCCTAACTTAATTGCCCGTAATTTAAAAAACACTAAAGTGTATCGTATTTGCGTTTTACTTCCGGATCCGGAAATAGATCCATATTGGCTGCCGTGCGTAAACGGAATTCAGGAAGCTAAAACAGAGTTTAAAGCGTACGGTGTTATTATAGAAACCCATTACTTTAATCCTGAAAGCAAAAAATCGTTTTTAAATGCGCACGAAACGATTCTTAAACAATCGCCAGACGCCGTTTTAATTGCTCCTTTATTTCATAAGGAAACGCTTGAAATCGTAAAACAATATGACGAACTCGAAATAATCGTAAACACTTTTAATAACCAAATTGAAAGCGAATCTATTAAGAGTTTTGTGGGGCAGGATTTGCATAAAAGTGGTCGTGTCGCCGCCAGTTTAATGAATTTGATTTTAACTGAGGGGCAAATTGCGATTGTACACATAGATGAAAGCGTAAAAAATGCAGTTCACATGCAGGAAAAAGAAAAGGGTTTTAGAAATTATTTCGACGAAAAGAAGATTGCCGATTTTTCTTTAACTACTTTAAAATTAAAACATCCTAATGTCGAAAGTAAATTTTCGGCCTTTTTGGAAGAAAATCCAAACCTGAAAGGGATTTTTATCACAACTTCTAAAGCGTATCAGATTGCTTCGATTTTAGCTCCTTTAAAAAATAAAAAAATTGCCATTATTGGTTACGATTTAGTCGAAAAGAATGTCAACTTCCTGAATCAGGGATTGGTGCATTTTTTAATTCATCAAAATCAAAAAAGACAGGCTTATTTAGGTGTTAGTACTTTGGTAGAGCATTTCTTATTCCGCAAAGATATCCCGGAAACAATCTTGTTGCCTATTGATATTATTAATGTGGAGAATGCTTCGTTTTACGTATTGTAA
- a CDS encoding mevalonate kinase family protein, with protein MKKITSLAPGRTCLFGDHQDYLGLPVIACAIDRNIKLTAEQNTANTFVLNMIDIGEIRVINIDATFDTLEPRDYFASSLRVLRRYGCVPNVGYTITITGDIPINSGTSSSSALLMAWIRFLIDAFGVDHEVTPEFIAKVGYESEVLEHGEPGGMMDHFSIGVGNVVYINTKEPFSFKVIRSDLKGLITGVSGVPKETIGLIGEIKGNALMSIGIVKQNFPDFDLNTSEIEDIDRYRNCLPDRLIPFFEAALKNFHYTKEALKEFEKPVLDLKKIGVLMNQHHEVLRDLLKITVPRIDDMINAALRAGAYGAKIVGSGGGGSIVVIANPEKEAAVIEAILKAGAEEAYAVAVDPGVRIIENIEI; from the coding sequence GTGAAAAAAATTACTTCATTAGCTCCCGGCCGAACGTGCCTCTTTGGGGATCATCAGGATTATTTAGGATTGCCGGTTATAGCCTGTGCAATCGATCGAAATATAAAACTAACCGCCGAACAAAATACTGCAAATACGTTTGTGCTTAACATGATCGATATTGGCGAAATCAGGGTTATTAATATCGATGCTACTTTCGATACATTAGAACCTCGCGATTATTTTGCCTCTTCGTTACGCGTTTTGCGACGATATGGTTGTGTGCCCAATGTAGGTTACACCATTACCATTACAGGGGATATTCCTATAAATTCAGGAACATCAAGTTCATCGGCTTTATTGATGGCCTGGATTCGATTTTTGATTGATGCTTTTGGAGTTGATCACGAAGTTACTCCTGAATTTATAGCCAAAGTTGGATATGAATCTGAAGTTTTAGAACACGGAGAACCAGGCGGAATGATGGATCATTTTAGCATTGGGGTAGGGAATGTGGTGTATATTAATACCAAAGAACCTTTTTCGTTTAAAGTAATCAGATCAGATCTTAAAGGTTTAATAACAGGAGTTTCGGGCGTGCCCAAAGAAACGATTGGATTGATTGGCGAAATAAAAGGAAACGCTTTAATGTCGATTGGCATTGTAAAACAAAATTTTCCTGATTTTGATTTGAATACTTCTGAAATAGAAGATATAGATCGCTACAGAAATTGTTTACCAGATCGATTGATTCCGTTTTTTGAAGCCGCGCTAAAAAATTTCCATTATACCAAAGAAGCTTTAAAAGAATTCGAAAAGCCTGTTTTAGATCTCAAAAAAATTGGCGTATTAATGAATCAGCATCATGAAGTTTTACGTGATTTATTGAAAATTACAGTACCAAGAATCGATGATATGATCAATGCAGCTTTGCGTGCAGGAGCATACGGAGCTAAAATTGTAGGTTCTGGCGGTGGCGGAAGCATTGTGGTAATTGCCAATCCTGAAAAAGAAGCCGCGGTAATCGAGGCTATTTTAAAAGCCGGTGCAGAAGAAGCTTACGCGGTTGCTGTAGATCCGGGCGTGAGAATTATAGAAAATATTGAAATTTAA
- a CDS encoding sugar-binding protein, which yields MHEILKEYQVVLIEKKQINNDPILNSSVWEKANCLTDFCSPWKNDSFSKIEFKALHDHENFYFNFRVFDTDIYIDQKDNSFLSIGNSDRVELFFRTNESLNPYYCLEMDTSGRIMDFKALPEKNFDFNWKWPKKDIEVKTSKDVVSFIVEGKISIQSLKDLNLIQNNTIEAGVFRAKFALVENLQYEPTWISWVNPNTETPNFHIASSFGKFVLMK from the coding sequence ATGCACGAAATTTTAAAAGAATATCAAGTAGTTTTAATCGAAAAAAAACAAATAAATAACGACCCAATTTTGAATTCTTCTGTATGGGAAAAAGCAAATTGTTTAACTGATTTTTGTTCTCCGTGGAAAAATGATTCGTTTTCGAAAATTGAATTTAAGGCGCTTCATGATCACGAAAATTTCTATTTTAATTTTAGGGTTTTTGATACTGATATTTATATCGATCAAAAAGACAATAGTTTCCTGAGTATAGGAAACTCAGATCGGGTAGAACTGTTTTTTAGAACCAATGAATCCTTAAATCCTTATTATTGCCTTGAAATGGATACATCAGGCCGAATAATGGATTTTAAAGCGCTTCCTGAAAAGAATTTTGATTTTAACTGGAAATGGCCTAAAAAGGATATAGAAGTAAAAACTTCAAAGGATGTAGTTTCATTTATTGTTGAAGGAAAAATTAGTATTCAATCCCTAAAAGATTTAAATTTAATTCAGAACAATACAATTGAAGCCGGAGTTTTCAGGGCAAAATTCGCTCTGGTCGAAAATCTGCAATACGAACCCACCTGGATTTCGTGGGTAAACCCAAATACTGAAACGCCTAATTTTCATATCGCTTCTTCGTTTGGGAAGTTTGTTTTAATGAAATAG
- a CDS encoding CTP synthase gives MNQTKYIFVTGGVTSSLGKGIIAASLAKLLQGRGYRTTIQKFDPYINVDPGTLNPYEHGECYVTDDGAETDLDLGHYERFLNVPTSQANNVTTGRVYLSVIEKERRGEFLGKTVQVVPHITNEIKDRMQLLGKSGDYDIVITEIGGTVGDIESLPYIESVRQLVWELGENNGIVIHLTLVPYLAAAGELKTKPTQHSVKTLMESGIKADILVCRTEHELSDELRNKLALFCNVKREAVIQSIDASTIYEVPNLMLEEGLDVVALKKLDLPKKAAPDLKNWNTFLRRLKNPKHTVNIGLIGKYVEMQDCYKSILEAFIHAGASNETKVNVISIHSEHINSDNVEEKLGPLDGVLVAPGFGERGIEGKIEAVRFARENNIPFFGICLGMQMSVIEYSRNILGYADANSTEMNEKTKHPVVNLMEEQKTVTDKGGTMRLGAWKCDIKPNTLAHKIYGQTTISERHRHRYEYNNKYADELQKAGLKASGVNPDTGLVEIVELENHPFFIGVQYHPEYKSTVANPHPIFVNFVAAAVNAHKK, from the coding sequence ATGAATCAAACAAAATATATTTTTGTTACAGGCGGTGTGACTTCTTCATTAGGAAAAGGGATTATCGCGGCATCTTTAGCAAAATTGTTACAAGGAAGAGGATATCGTACAACTATTCAAAAATTCGATCCATATATCAATGTGGATCCTGGTACGTTGAATCCATACGAACATGGAGAATGTTATGTAACAGATGATGGTGCAGAAACAGATTTAGATTTAGGTCACTACGAGCGTTTCCTGAATGTTCCTACTTCTCAGGCAAATAATGTTACTACAGGAAGAGTTTATCTTTCGGTTATTGAAAAAGAAAGAAGAGGAGAATTTTTAGGAAAAACGGTTCAGGTTGTACCTCATATTACAAACGAAATCAAAGACAGAATGCAATTGTTGGGTAAATCCGGCGATTATGATATTGTAATTACTGAAATTGGAGGAACTGTAGGTGATATTGAATCTCTACCTTATATAGAGTCTGTTCGTCAGTTGGTTTGGGAATTAGGAGAAAATAACGGAATTGTTATTCATTTAACTTTAGTTCCTTATTTGGCTGCTGCAGGTGAGTTGAAAACAAAACCTACGCAACACTCTGTAAAAACATTGATGGAAAGCGGAATCAAAGCTGATATCCTGGTTTGTAGAACTGAGCATGAACTTTCTGATGAATTGCGTAATAAATTAGCGTTGTTTTGCAACGTAAAAAGAGAAGCCGTAATTCAGTCTATTGATGCTTCGACGATATATGAAGTTCCAAATTTAATGCTTGAAGAAGGATTAGATGTTGTGGCTTTAAAGAAATTAGATTTACCTAAAAAAGCGGCTCCGGATTTGAAAAACTGGAATACTTTTTTACGAAGATTAAAAAATCCAAAACATACCGTAAATATTGGTCTGATTGGGAAATATGTAGAAATGCAGGATTGTTACAAATCTATTTTAGAGGCGTTTATTCATGCAGGAGCTTCAAATGAAACCAAAGTAAACGTAATTTCTATTCACTCAGAGCACATTAATAGTGATAATGTTGAAGAGAAATTAGGACCTCTTGACGGAGTTTTAGTAGCACCTGGTTTTGGAGAAAGAGGTATCGAAGGAAAAATCGAAGCAGTTCGTTTTGCACGTGAAAATAATATACCGTTTTTCGGAATTTGTTTAGGAATGCAAATGTCAGTTATCGAATATTCAAGAAATATTTTAGGTTATGCTGATGCCAATTCTACTGAGATGAATGAAAAAACCAAACATCCGGTTGTGAATTTAATGGAAGAGCAAAAAACAGTTACAGATAAAGGCGGAACAATGCGTCTTGGAGCCTGGAAATGTGATATTAAACCAAATACTTTAGCACACAAAATATACGGACAAACGACTATTTCAGAACGTCACCGTCACCGTTATGAGTACAATAATAAATATGCCGATGAATTGCAAAAAGCTGGATTAAAAGCTTCAGGAGTGAATCCGGATACAGGTTTGGTTGAAATTGTAGAGCTTGAAAATCACCCGTTTTTTATTGGTGTACAATATCATCCTGAATACAAAAGTACAGTGGCAAACCCACATCCAATTTTTGTGAATTTTGTGGCTGCTGCGGTAAATGCGCATAAAAAATAA
- a CDS encoding tetratricopeptide repeat protein, which produces MKFAFLLFTQICISQNIEVNQLLIDGEKAFIENDFLLAKEIYTKATNLGLKNKDCWFNLAISELKLEENDNACEHFYQAYLLDDGEALELIKKNCPNLRNGSIMSVNDVEEKPKFIYKEEKDLLIEGNNLNPKYVRLLTRRLQRSRIMSKYGGSVSIQFLINDANGLDIRKLIVRGDTNETEIINKEVLSILNNLVIYVSAKNKGVSVGLLEKYFFTINFIMKPY; this is translated from the coding sequence ATGAAGTTTGCTTTTCTGCTTTTTACTCAAATTTGTATTTCGCAAAATATCGAGGTTAATCAATTATTGATCGATGGAGAAAAAGCCTTTATTGAAAATGACTTTTTATTAGCAAAAGAAATCTATACAAAAGCGACAAATCTTGGATTGAAAAATAAAGATTGTTGGTTTAATCTAGCTATTTCTGAATTAAAATTAGAAGAAAATGACAATGCCTGTGAGCATTTTTATCAAGCTTATTTGCTAGATGATGGAGAAGCATTAGAATTAATTAAAAAAAATTGCCCTAATTTAAGAAACGGTTCAATAATGTCGGTAAATGATGTTGAAGAAAAACCTAAATTCATCTATAAAGAGGAAAAAGATTTACTTATAGAAGGAAATAATTTAAACCCTAAATATGTTCGGCTTTTAACTAGAAGATTACAGAGGTCTAGAATTATGTCTAAATATGGAGGCAGTGTATCTATTCAATTTCTAATTAACGATGCAAATGGTTTAGACATAAGAAAGTTAATAGTTAGAGGAGATACGAATGAGACTGAAATCATTAACAAAGAAGTATTATCAATTTTAAATAATTTGGTTATTTATGTTTCAGCTAAAAATAAAGGAGTGAGTGTTGGTCTGTTGGAAAAATATTTCTTTACAATCAATTTTATCATGAAGCCTTATTGA